In a genomic window of Streptomyces puniciscabiei:
- a CDS encoding DUF2993 domain-containing protein, with translation MRRRWVKVLAITVVVLAVLFTVADRVAVHYADKEVSRLAAEKYGYRNSTDGHLDVSIEGFPFLTQAFSQNFDHVSLDAGQFTIDTTNNAEGGYLPVKQLRLDLHGVQVTSLTARSAEANLATGTLTLSYEALSGVVTRVAGTGGPVHISQAAGSAGQAARIKVTGTAGGSELNSTGTLLAQGNEISFSLPGAEQPTATWRVQLPENVGFTAARSTSDGVEISMVGHLVNLGASRFTR, from the coding sequence ATGAGGCGTCGCTGGGTCAAGGTGCTCGCGATCACGGTGGTAGTGCTGGCCGTCCTCTTCACTGTCGCGGACCGAGTCGCCGTGCACTACGCCGACAAGGAGGTCTCCCGTCTCGCCGCGGAGAAGTACGGCTACCGGAACAGCACCGACGGGCACCTGGACGTGTCCATCGAGGGTTTTCCCTTTCTGACCCAGGCGTTCAGCCAGAACTTCGACCATGTCAGCCTGGACGCGGGGCAGTTCACCATCGACACCACGAACAATGCCGAGGGTGGCTACCTGCCCGTCAAGCAACTGCGTCTCGACCTGCACGGCGTGCAGGTGACCTCGCTGACCGCACGCAGTGCCGAGGCGAACCTCGCCACCGGCACTTTGACGCTCTCGTACGAGGCGCTGTCCGGCGTCGTCACGCGGGTGGCGGGCACCGGCGGCCCCGTCCACATCTCGCAGGCCGCGGGGTCGGCGGGGCAGGCCGCCCGGATCAAGGTCACGGGCACCGCCGGCGGGAGCGAGCTCAACAGCACGGGCACGCTGCTCGCCCAGGGAAACGAGATCTCCTTCAGCCTGCCCGGGGCGGAGCAGCCGACGGCCACCTGGCGGGTCCAGCTCCCTGAGAACGTCGGCTTCACCGCGGCACGCAGCACCTCGGACGGTGTGGAGATCAGCATGGTCGGTCACCTGGTGAACCTCGGCGCCTCGCGCTTCACCAGGTGA
- a CDS encoding MFS transporter, producing MPTGFGRLWTAQTISSLGDGVTQAALPLLALTLTRDPMALAVVSAAGTLPWLLFGVLGGALVDRWDRRRTMWVTDTARAVLLGIPAAAAVLDVLSIPLLAAVAFLLGLGGLFFDTAATAYLPDLLRRDPALLERANSRLRGAQTAMSGFAGPPAGSALLALGRAVPLLADAVSFMLSALFVRTLPARPRPVPEARESLLRQARAGASYVFRDRVLLGLALRPAVGNVAFLAVETVLALFAHDRLGIDTYGFGLLLTAEATGGLLGSGIASSLGRRLGTGTALTCTAAVEGLAILGLAAAPNPYVAGLALAVCGAGMGATMVLGPSLRQAIVPAHLMGRVASTSRMLAMCAAPIGAFLGGWLATTYDIRTPLYAAAVLLLTMTAITASMTSNRRVEAALRAAAPAGGPDHPAPRDPAQETAPDLL from the coding sequence CTGCCGACCGGATTCGGACGGCTGTGGACCGCGCAGACGATCTCCTCGCTCGGTGACGGGGTGACGCAGGCCGCGCTGCCGCTGCTCGCGTTGACGTTGACGCGGGATCCGATGGCGCTCGCCGTCGTCTCGGCCGCGGGGACGCTGCCGTGGCTGCTCTTCGGGGTGCTCGGCGGTGCGCTGGTGGACCGTTGGGACCGCCGGCGCACGATGTGGGTCACGGACACGGCACGTGCGGTGCTGCTCGGGATACCCGCGGCGGCGGCCGTGCTCGACGTGCTGAGCATTCCGCTGCTCGCGGCCGTCGCCTTCCTGCTCGGCCTCGGCGGACTCTTCTTCGACACGGCCGCCACGGCCTATCTGCCGGATCTGCTCCGCCGCGACCCCGCACTCCTGGAGCGCGCCAACTCCCGCCTGCGCGGCGCCCAGACCGCCATGTCCGGCTTCGCGGGGCCGCCTGCGGGCAGTGCGCTGCTCGCACTCGGGCGGGCGGTTCCGCTGCTCGCCGACGCGGTGTCGTTCATGCTCTCCGCGCTGTTCGTTCGTACGCTGCCCGCCAGGCCCCGGCCCGTGCCGGAGGCCCGCGAATCGCTGCTTCGGCAGGCGCGGGCCGGGGCCTCGTACGTCTTCCGGGACCGGGTTCTGCTCGGGCTGGCGCTCCGCCCGGCGGTCGGGAACGTCGCCTTCCTCGCCGTGGAGACAGTCCTCGCCCTGTTCGCGCACGACCGCCTCGGCATCGACACCTACGGCTTCGGCCTGCTTCTCACGGCGGAGGCCACCGGCGGCCTGCTCGGTTCAGGCATCGCCTCCTCCCTCGGCCGGCGACTCGGCACCGGCACCGCACTGACCTGCACGGCCGCTGTCGAGGGGCTTGCCATCCTGGGCCTGGCCGCTGCCCCGAACCCGTACGTGGCCGGGCTGGCGCTCGCCGTCTGCGGGGCCGGCATGGGCGCCACGATGGTGCTCGGGCCCTCCCTCCGGCAGGCGATCGTCCCGGCCCACCTCATGGGCCGGGTCGCCTCCACCTCCCGCATGCTGGCCATGTGCGCCGCCCCCATCGGGGCCTTCCTGGGCGGCTGGCTGGCCACCACCTACGACATCCGCACCCCGCTCTACGCCGCCGCCGTCCTCCTCCTGACCATGACCGCCATCACGGCATCCATGACCAGCAACCGCCGGGTCGAAGCGGCGCTGCGTGCCGCCGCCCCGGCCGGCGGTCCGGATCACCCGGCACCCCGGGATCCCGCCCAGGAGACTGCACCCGACCTGTTGTGA
- a CDS encoding ArsR/SmtB family transcription factor, with translation MPTDDLPETFHVTTDEQLRAVSNLTRHRIMAVLRFEPATITQIAERVGLAKGSSSYHVRLLERAGLVKVVRTRKVRGVTERYYAMAARAIVLPDPAEGGPDLLMRHAVADLEASPVDGGRHVRMAHLRLTEQQFAQLGARLEALADEYRELSDPSLPDASLVFALFRPAPREQAEGDAK, from the coding sequence ATGCCTACCGATGATCTTCCCGAGACGTTTCACGTCACGACTGACGAACAGCTGCGCGCCGTCTCCAATCTCACGCGTCACCGGATCATGGCCGTGCTCCGCTTCGAGCCGGCGACGATCACGCAGATCGCCGAGCGAGTGGGCCTCGCGAAGGGGAGTTCCAGCTATCACGTGCGGTTGCTGGAGCGGGCCGGCCTGGTGAAGGTGGTGCGGACGCGGAAGGTGCGGGGGGTCACCGAGCGGTACTACGCGATGGCCGCGCGGGCGATCGTGCTGCCGGATCCGGCCGAGGGCGGGCCGGATCTGCTGATGCGGCATGCGGTGGCGGATCTGGAGGCGTCGCCGGTGGATGGCGGGCGGCACGTACGGATGGCGCATCTGCGACTCACCGAGCAGCAGTTCGCGCAGCTGGGGGCGCGGTTGGAGGCGCTGGCGGACGAGTACCGGGAGCTGTCCGATCCGTCGCTGCCGGACGCGTCCCTCGTCTTCGCGCTGTTCCGGCCGGCGCCGCGTGAGCAGGCGGAAGGTGACGCCAAGTGA
- the katG gene encoding catalase/peroxidase HPI, with amino-acid sequence MAGSESENPVIPSPTPTPTRRPRTNRDWWPDQLDLQVLHQHSPRSNPMDEDYDYAKEFATLDVDALKRDVFEVMTTSQDWWPADYGHYGPLFIRMSWHAAGTYRIADGRGGGGSGAQRFAPLNSWPDNASLDKARRLLWPVKQKYGRKVSWADLLVFAGNCAMESMGFKTFGFGFGREDIWEPEEIFWGPEDTWLGDERYSGDRELTGPFAAVQMGLIYVNPEGPNGNPDPMEAARDIRETFGRMAMNDEETVALIVGGHTFGKCHGAVDPSYIGAEPEAAPIEQQGLGWRNTYGSGAGPHTLTSGLEGAWTTEPTRWDNGYLDNLYGYEWELTSSPAGAHQWTPTDPAAQNAVPDAHDPSKRHAPMMLTTDLALKVDPVYGPITKRFHENPDELAVAFAKAWYKLLHRDMGPVSRYLGPWIPEPQLWQDPVPDVDHELVGDEDIAALKGRILASGLSVPQLVTTAWASAASFRGTDKRGGANGARIRLAPQKDWELNALPEVTEVLRTLERIQQDFNASQTGGTRVSLADLIVLGGCAAVEQAARNAGYDVTVPFAPGRTDASQEQTDAASFAVLEPKADAFRNYLPAGEKLSPETLMLDRANLLTLTAPEMTVLIGGMRALNTGFKGSPHGVFTDRPGTLTNDFFVNLLDMGTEWKASATEENVFEGRDRATGEVKWTATAVDLIFGAHSQLRAVSEVYAAQDAGEKFVRDFVAAWNKVMNLDRFDLA; translated from the coding sequence ATGGCCGGCAGTGAAAGCGAGAATCCGGTAATCCCTTCGCCGACGCCCACACCGACTCGGCGGCCCAGGACGAACCGGGACTGGTGGCCCGATCAGCTGGACCTTCAGGTTCTCCACCAGCACTCGCCCCGATCCAACCCGATGGACGAGGACTACGACTACGCGAAGGAGTTCGCGACCCTCGACGTCGACGCGCTGAAGCGTGACGTCTTCGAGGTGATGACGACATCCCAGGACTGGTGGCCCGCCGACTACGGTCACTACGGGCCGCTCTTCATCCGGATGAGCTGGCACGCCGCGGGGACGTACCGCATCGCGGACGGCCGCGGCGGTGGCGGCAGCGGCGCACAGCGCTTCGCCCCGCTCAACAGCTGGCCGGACAACGCGAGCCTGGACAAGGCGCGCCGTCTGCTGTGGCCGGTCAAACAGAAGTACGGCCGGAAAGTCTCCTGGGCCGATCTTCTGGTGTTCGCCGGAAACTGTGCCATGGAATCCATGGGATTCAAGACGTTCGGGTTCGGTTTCGGGCGGGAGGACATCTGGGAACCCGAGGAGATCTTCTGGGGGCCCGAGGACACATGGCTCGGGGATGAACGCTACAGCGGCGACAGGGAACTCACCGGTCCTTTCGCCGCCGTGCAGATGGGACTGATCTACGTCAATCCGGAGGGGCCCAACGGAAACCCGGACCCGATGGAGGCCGCCCGGGACATTCGGGAGACGTTCGGTCGCATGGCGATGAATGACGAGGAGACGGTCGCGCTCATCGTCGGGGGCCACACCTTCGGCAAGTGTCATGGCGCGGTCGATCCCAGTTATATCGGCGCGGAACCCGAGGCCGCCCCCATCGAGCAGCAGGGCCTCGGCTGGCGGAACACGTACGGCAGCGGCGCGGGCCCGCACACGCTCACCAGTGGCCTGGAGGGCGCGTGGACCACCGAGCCGACCAGGTGGGACAACGGCTACCTGGACAACCTCTACGGCTACGAGTGGGAGCTGACGAGCAGCCCCGCCGGGGCCCACCAGTGGACTCCCACGGACCCCGCGGCCCAGAACGCCGTACCCGACGCCCATGATCCGTCGAAGCGGCACGCCCCCATGATGCTGACGACGGACCTCGCGCTGAAGGTGGACCCGGTCTACGGCCCGATCACGAAGAGGTTCCACGAGAACCCGGACGAACTGGCGGTGGCGTTCGCCAAGGCCTGGTACAAACTGCTGCACCGCGACATGGGACCCGTCTCCCGTTACCTCGGCCCATGGATCCCCGAGCCGCAGCTGTGGCAGGACCCCGTTCCCGACGTCGATCACGAACTGGTCGGGGACGAGGACATCGCCGCCCTCAAGGGCAGGATCCTCGCCTCGGGCCTTTCCGTCCCCCAGCTGGTCACCACCGCCTGGGCGTCGGCGGCGAGCTTCCGCGGCACCGACAAGCGCGGCGGGGCGAACGGAGCACGGATCCGGCTCGCGCCGCAGAAGGACTGGGAGCTCAACGCCCTCCCCGAGGTGACGGAGGTACTGCGCACGCTCGAGCGGATCCAGCAGGACTTCAACGCCTCGCAGACCGGCGGTACGCGGGTCTCCCTCGCCGACCTGATCGTCCTCGGCGGGTGCGCGGCCGTCGAGCAGGCCGCGAGGAACGCGGGGTACGACGTCACGGTTCCGTTCGCACCGGGGCGTACGGACGCCTCGCAGGAGCAGACCGACGCGGCGTCCTTCGCCGTCCTGGAGCCCAAGGCGGATGCCTTCCGCAACTACCTTCCGGCGGGCGAGAAGCTGTCGCCGGAGACCCTCATGCTGGACCGCGCCAACCTGCTGACGCTGACCGCTCCCGAGATGACGGTGCTGATCGGCGGCATGCGGGCCCTGAACACCGGCTTCAAAGGCTCCCCCCACGGTGTCTTCACCGACCGGCCGGGAACCCTGACCAACGACTTCTTCGTCAACCTGCTCGACATGGGCACGGAGTGGAAGGCGTCGGCTACGGAAGAGAACGTGTTCGAAGGCCGGGATCGCGCCACCGGCGAGGTCAAGTGGACCGCCACCGCCGTCGACCTGATCTTCGGTGCGCACTCCCAGCTCCGGGCCGTCTCGGAGGTCTACGCGGCCCAGGACGCGGGAGAGAAGTTCGTACGTGACTTCGTGGCAGCGTGGAACAAGGTGATGAATCTCGACCGGTTCGACCTGGCCTGA
- a CDS encoding YhjD/YihY/BrkB family envelope integrity protein, whose protein sequence is MHSWRRSPGKGRGTTLCWTRLDHAWQAAGRRFEASAAGRLWGRLSAADFFGHSFQLASLAFLCFFPFLILVTAAFGQDAAHVMAGWLGLNEQAAQAVAGLFKPNPGSVTLTLMSALLLIAGAVAVAGTLQGWYQFLFGVPPRWWRDLGAQLAWLAVLVAYGAARAGAGAALGSQLSSLAGFVLALFFWWGTMRLLLTGAIAWRFLLPAALATGVAWTGLGWFSSRFFSDTIVANNHKYGPVGVVMVILSWLVAVGVVIHLGAVVGHEFARHRAMRSHR, encoded by the coding sequence GTGCACAGTTGGAGGAGATCGCCCGGTAAAGGTCGCGGCACGACCCTGTGCTGGACTCGGCTGGACCACGCGTGGCAGGCGGCGGGCAGGCGCTTCGAGGCAAGTGCGGCGGGTCGTCTGTGGGGACGCCTCAGCGCAGCGGACTTCTTCGGCCATTCGTTCCAGCTGGCATCGCTCGCCTTCCTTTGCTTCTTCCCTTTCCTGATCCTGGTCACCGCCGCGTTCGGCCAGGACGCCGCGCACGTCATGGCGGGATGGCTCGGACTGAACGAGCAGGCGGCCCAGGCCGTGGCCGGTCTTTTCAAACCCAATCCCGGTTCGGTCACCCTCACGCTGATGAGCGCGCTGTTGTTGATCGCGGGGGCGGTCGCCGTGGCAGGCACCTTGCAAGGCTGGTATCAGTTCCTCTTCGGCGTGCCCCCACGTTGGTGGCGGGACCTGGGGGCTCAGCTCGCGTGGCTGGCGGTGCTGGTCGCCTACGGCGCGGCCCGGGCCGGGGCCGGCGCAGCACTCGGATCGCAGCTGAGCAGCCTGGCCGGTTTCGTCCTGGCGCTGTTCTTCTGGTGGGGGACCATGCGGCTGCTGCTCACCGGAGCGATCGCCTGGCGCTTCCTGCTGCCTGCGGCGCTGGCCACCGGTGTCGCCTGGACCGGCCTCGGATGGTTCTCCTCCCGCTTCTTCTCCGACACCATCGTGGCCAACAACCACAAGTACGGCCCTGTGGGCGTCGTCATGGTCATCCTTTCCTGGCTGGTGGCCGTGGGCGTGGTCATCCACCTCGGTGCCGTCGTCGGCCACGAGTTCGCCAGGCACCGCGCCATGCGTTCACACCGCTGA
- a CDS encoding class II glutamine amidotransferase yields MCRWIVYSGTPVLLSQVLFQPEHSLIDQSLHSRLGVETTNGDGFGVGWYGQGLATPAVLRDVGPAWNNRNLQEVAHHVRSGLFLAHIRATTGTAVQQTNCHPFRKDRWLWMHNGVINEFHRLRRDLALAVAPALYPDIEGSTDSELMFFLALTFGLVDDPPGAVARMAGLVESTGHRHGVEHPLQMTVAVADGESLWAFRHSSEGASRSLYFSTQVDALRALHPDTSFLREISEETRLVVSEPLGDLPGAWNEVPESSYGIVRPGQDTLHTFEPRY; encoded by the coding sequence ATGTGCCGCTGGATCGTCTACTCGGGCACGCCTGTTCTCCTCAGCCAGGTCTTGTTCCAGCCGGAACACAGCCTGATCGATCAGAGCCTGCACTCCCGCCTGGGGGTGGAGACCACCAACGGTGACGGCTTCGGGGTCGGCTGGTACGGCCAGGGCCTGGCCACGCCGGCGGTTCTGCGGGATGTCGGCCCGGCGTGGAACAACCGGAACCTCCAGGAGGTCGCCCACCACGTCCGCTCGGGTCTGTTCCTCGCCCACATCCGGGCCACGACCGGAACCGCCGTGCAGCAAACCAACTGCCATCCCTTCCGCAAGGACCGCTGGCTGTGGATGCACAACGGCGTGATCAACGAGTTCCACCGGCTCAGACGTGACCTCGCGCTGGCCGTCGCCCCCGCCCTGTACCCCGACATCGAAGGGTCGACGGACTCCGAGCTCATGTTCTTCCTCGCGCTGACGTTCGGCCTCGTGGATGACCCGCCGGGTGCCGTCGCGCGCATGGCCGGTCTGGTCGAGAGCACGGGTCACCGGCACGGCGTGGAACACCCCCTGCAGATGACGGTCGCCGTGGCCGACGGTGAGAGTCTGTGGGCCTTCCGGCACTCCAGCGAGGGCGCATCACGGTCGTTGTACTTCAGCACCCAGGTGGATGCCCTGCGCGCGCTGCACCCGGACACCTCGTTCCTGCGGGAGATCTCGGAGGAGACACGTCTCGTCGTCTCCGAGCCGCTGGGTGACCTCCCAGGAGCCTGGAACGAGGTTCCGGAGAGCAGCTACGGCATCGTCCGCCCGGGCCAGGACACCCTCCACACGTTCGAGCCACGGTACTGA
- a CDS encoding diacylglycerol/lipid kinase family protein: MRQIRRPDARAADSSADRGPPVAWARLALLALLGSVLVLLVTAGLRGLLWVLIAVAGVALTAVGLWWVLAHSGIVRAAGAVVAVLVPAATLVLVATHGMLWPACLSFGLWILALAAARIAITPTGPSAGRGHEPGPVPAALHPWVVMNPRSGGGKVERFHLEEKARAAGARVVVLDPVRHQDVADLARRAVAEGADLLAVAGGDGTQALVAEVAARHDVPFMVIPAGTRNHFALDLGLDRDDPAAALAAFTDPVEFRVDLGFAADRVFVNNASFGTYAAVVREPSYRDAKLRTALQALPVLLTGPEAPRLRMRAGHTRIEGLQALLVSNNPYRPAAVDSVRPVLRESLDSGRLGVLCVRVDTPGRAARLSTRLLGGRRSPGVTRLTASEVVVEADTDTVPAGIDGESVVLPAPVVCRVAPGALRVRVPRHRPGTPPNRPPPDWRRVLRLALARPTRHRGSAAA; the protein is encoded by the coding sequence GTGCGACAGATACGGCGCCCGGACGCGCGTGCCGCCGATTCGTCAGCCGACCGCGGGCCACCCGTGGCGTGGGCCCGGCTGGCCCTCCTCGCCCTCCTGGGCAGCGTGCTCGTGCTGCTCGTCACCGCCGGGCTGAGAGGCCTGCTGTGGGTGCTCATCGCCGTGGCGGGTGTGGCCCTCACGGCCGTCGGACTGTGGTGGGTCCTCGCCCACTCCGGCATCGTCCGGGCCGCAGGAGCCGTCGTTGCCGTGCTGGTTCCCGCCGCGACGCTCGTCCTGGTCGCCACGCACGGCATGCTGTGGCCGGCCTGTCTGTCCTTCGGCCTGTGGATCCTGGCACTCGCAGCCGCCCGGATCGCGATCACCCCGACGGGGCCCTCCGCCGGGCGCGGACACGAGCCCGGGCCGGTGCCGGCGGCGCTGCATCCGTGGGTCGTGATGAACCCGCGTTCCGGTGGGGGCAAGGTGGAGCGCTTCCACCTGGAGGAGAAGGCGAGGGCGGCGGGTGCGCGCGTCGTCGTACTGGATCCGGTACGACACCAGGACGTGGCGGACCTGGCCCGGCGTGCGGTGGCCGAGGGGGCCGACCTGCTGGCCGTGGCCGGCGGGGACGGCACCCAGGCTCTGGTCGCCGAGGTGGCGGCCCGGCATGATGTGCCCTTCATGGTGATCCCGGCCGGAACGCGCAACCACTTCGCCCTGGATCTCGGTCTCGACCGTGACGACCCGGCGGCCGCCCTGGCCGCGTTCACCGATCCCGTCGAGTTCCGCGTCGACCTCGGATTCGCCGCCGACCGGGTGTTCGTCAACAACGCGTCCTTCGGAACCTACGCCGCCGTGGTGCGCGAACCCTCCTACCGGGACGCCAAACTGCGCACGGCACTTCAGGCGCTGCCCGTTCTGCTCACCGGCCCGGAGGCGCCACGGCTGCGCATGCGTGCCGGACACACGCGGATCGAGGGACTGCAGGCCCTGCTCGTCAGCAACAATCCCTACCGGCCCGCCGCCGTCGACTCGGTGCGTCCCGTACTCCGGGAAAGCCTGGATTCCGGACGACTGGGGGTGCTGTGCGTGCGCGTCGACACCCCGGGCCGGGCGGCCCGGCTGTCGACCCGGCTGCTGGGTGGCCGGCGGTCCCCGGGCGTGACCCGGCTGACGGCCTCCGAAGTGGTCGTCGAGGCCGACACGGACACCGTCCCGGCCGGCATCGACGGTGAGTCCGTCGTGCTGCCCGCTCCGGTGGTCTGCCGGGTAGCTCCCGGGGCCCTGCGGGTGCGTGTCCCGCGGCACCGTCCGGGAACGCCGCCGAACCGGCCCCCGCCCGACTGGAGACGAGTGCTCCGCCTGGCCCTGGCCCGTCCGACCCGGCACCGCGGCTCGGCGGCCGCTTGA
- a CDS encoding DUF7144 family membrane protein: MTATHAAHPESAKQQWAGGLMVFGAVMLTICGVLDIFRGIMGIAQDNVFVTTNGYVFQYDLTGWGWIHVVLGAVAVVVSLGLFRAATWARVAGVVIAGFLILANFLSLPYYPLWSIVAIAISGFVIWALCVVRTEKPSAGFR; the protein is encoded by the coding sequence GAATCGGCGAAACAGCAGTGGGCCGGCGGTCTGATGGTGTTCGGCGCCGTCATGCTGACGATCTGCGGAGTGCTCGACATCTTCCGCGGCATCATGGGCATCGCCCAGGACAACGTGTTCGTCACCACGAACGGATACGTCTTCCAGTACGACCTGACCGGCTGGGGCTGGATACACGTCGTGCTGGGGGCGGTCGCCGTCGTGGTCAGTCTGGGCCTGTTCCGGGCGGCGACGTGGGCTCGGGTCGCCGGCGTGGTCATCGCCGGATTCCTCATTCTCGCCAACTTCCTCTCCCTGCCGTACTACCCGTTGTGGTCGATCGTGGCGATCGCGATCTCCGGATTCGTGATCTGGGCGCTGTGCGTCGTACGGACCGAGAAGCCCTCGGCCGGTTTCCGATAG